TTGTAATTCTCGAGCACGATCTTCCAGTTCGCGGCCACCTCGTAGCGAATGGTGTGGCCGGTGCGCAGGTCCGCCAGCGGGTAGTTGGCCAGCCGGCGCGATGCGGTGGCGACGCCGGCCGCAAAATCGGGCGCGGTTTCGGGCTTGAGATTCACGAACACGAAGCCGCCCCAGATGGCGACGCCCACGGGATAGAGCGGGTAGTCCGCCTTGTTGAAGCCGGGCGCATCCTGCAGGTGGGGCGCGGCCAGCAGCCGGCCGTCCAGCCCGTAGGACCAGCCGTGGTACGGGCAGCGGATCATGTTGCGCGCGATCACGCCCGCGTCGAGCGTCACGCCCCAGCGCGCATCGTTACCGGCATCGCACAGCCGCGCGCCGCGATGCCGGCAGACGTTGTAATGCGCGTGAAGCGCGCCATCGCGGCCGCGCACTAGCAGGATATTCTCGCCCGCCACGTCGAGTACGAGGTGCGATCCGGCTTCGGGCAGGTCTTCCTCGCGCGCGGCGCAGAACCATTCGCGCGTGAAGATCGTCTCCTTGTCCAGGGCGAAGGCTTCGGGCGTGAGGTAGGCGGCGCTGTCGAGCGAGCGTTCCATCGTGGCGTCTCCATGCGGATGGCTCATGATCGTCGATTCCCCGATGTCGTTATTAGACACTTGCCTCATAAAATTCTTTCGGGCAAGCCATGTGTCGATGGCATCGCGGGAAGGGTGCCGACGCAACGCACCAAGGGGCGCAACGCACATGGCCACGCAGGACCGGACATACGATGCCATCGTGGTGGGCGGCGGCCATAACGGACTGACGGCGGCCGCCTATCTCGCGCGGGCCGGGCGGTCGGTGCTGGTGGTGGAACGGCGGCCGATCGTCGGCGGCGCCTGCGTCACCGAGGAGGTCATTCCGGGGCATCGCGTGTCGTTCACCTCCTACATCGCCTCGATGCTGATGCCCACGGTCATCCGCGATCTCGATCTGGGATCGCACGGCCTGCGCATGGTCGCCTGCGATCCGATCCTGACGGTGCCGCTGGGCGATGGGCAGATCATCCGCTGGTGGGCCGACCCCGAACGCACGGCGCGGGAAGTCGCCCGCTTTTCTGCCAGCGACGGCGCGACGTTTCTGGAAGTTGACCGCAAACTCAAGGCATTGGCCGCCTATCTTCAACCGTTTTTTCTCGAGCCGCCGCCGGATCTGGCGGCCAAGGGGCTCGACAAGCTGCGCGAAGGCTTGCGTCTGGTCCGGCGCTTCCGCAAGATCAACGGCGTCGAGATGGGGGAGATGGTCACCTTCCTCACCGGATCGCTCGGCGATTTCCTGGACCGCCATTTCGAGGCGGAGGAGACCAAGCGGATGATCCTT
The Novosphingobium sp. EMRT-2 genome window above contains:
- a CDS encoding aromatic ring-hydroxylating dioxygenase subunit alpha, whose product is MSHPHGDATMERSLDSAAYLTPEAFALDKETIFTREWFCAAREEDLPEAGSHLVLDVAGENILLVRGRDGALHAHYNVCRHRGARLCDAGNDARWGVTLDAGVIARNMIRCPYHGWSYGLDGRLLAAPHLQDAPGFNKADYPLYPVGVAIWGGFVFVNLKPETAPDFAAGVATASRRLANYPLADLRTGHTIRYEVAANWKIVLENYNECYHCPAVHPELCDVVPAFRERGGIDLDWEAGIPHRSGAVTYTASGTTTRAPFPGLSEEEKVRHKGELLYPNVMLSVSMDHAAAFVLWPLAADRTVVECRFLFHPAEMARADFDPTDAVDFWDLVNRQDWAVCERVQSGIAAGVHTHGYYSPIEDYSLDIRRYVADRQGGHRPG